Proteins from one Rosa chinensis cultivar Old Blush chromosome 7, RchiOBHm-V2, whole genome shotgun sequence genomic window:
- the LOC112178663 gene encoding rust resistance kinase Lr10 isoform X2 gives MGILQLLLPLFFCSIVLVPSKAADHDCPVSKCSPDGPLIKFPFRLKHQPLHCGNPEFEVSCSSFSNMTMIQLSSSSGLFTIQTIDYENQYFDVYNRDGCLPRRLVNFTISSSSLFQPARLFGNDYCIFSGKYFPDLKLLNCSTPENFSTGNFNKKYIPITCLSIPGHQVVATLPSTSLSDLPVPRCRSLIGPIYLPLRRVGGNPDNCVPDSVLILKWDLGDFPGCQNCKAGRCQFNYNSNQLECHPELSPPPPPPSPPPPSPGVSNSKRPRYIIGVSIACFVLISVASVAIFFHVTQTKRIEEKENQMKIERFLNDHKSHVPTRYSCASIKKMTDGFKKKLGEGGFGSVFLGKLPNGVQVAVKVLNGSKRSGEDFINEVGTIGRIHHVNVVRLLGFSAEGCKRALIYEFMPNKSLEKFITSRESNNNDTTFDWKKLQHIITGIGKGIEYLHQGCDQRILHFDIKPQNILLDHDFNPKISDFGLAKLCSKEESIISMTAARGTVGYIAPEVFIRNFTNVSYKSDVYSFGMLVLEMIGARREPPLGTINSEVYFPEWIYKRLIQGGTLDLKLDTDEDAHVAKKLVIVAIWCIQWHPVNRPSMKSVVRMLEGDSESLIVPPNPFTL, from the exons ATGGGAATTCTGCAGCTGCTGCTACCTTTGTTTTTCTGCTCCATTGTTCTTGTACCCAGCAAAGCAGCTGATCATGACTGTCCAGTTTCAAAGTGTAGTCCTGATGGTCCCCTTATTAAGTTTCCATTCCGTCTAAAGCATCAACCCCTTCACTGTGGCAATCCAGAGTTTGAGGTTTCCTGCAGCAGCTTCAGCAATATGACCATGATTCAGCTCTCCTCATCTTCAGGACTCTTCACCATCCAAACAATTGATTATGAAAACCAATACTTCGACGTCTACAACAGAGATGGCTGCCTTCCTAGACGGCTTGTAAACTTTACCATCTCCAGCAGCTCACTCTTTCAACCAGCACGTTTATTTGGGAATGACTACTGCATCTTTTCTGGGAAATATTTTCCCGACTTAAAATTACTGAATTGTTCCACACCAGAAAACTTTAGCACAGGGAATTTCAACAAGAAGTACATTCCCATCACATGTCTTAGTATACCAGGGCATCAGGTTGTGGCTACTCTACCCTCAACTTCTTTATCTGACTTGCCGGTGCCAAGATGCCGTAGTTTGATTGGGCCAATCTATCTTCCACTACGAAGAGTGGGTGGTAATCCGGACAACTGTGTACCAGATAGTGTATTAATTCTGAAATGGGACTTGGGCGATTTCCCAGGATGTCAAAACTGTAAAGCGGGAAGGTGCCAATTCAATTATAACAGCAATCAATTGGAGTGTCATCCTGAACTCAgccctccacctccacctccatctccacctccacctTCACCTG GTGTATCTAACTCAAAAAGGCCCAGGTATATCATAGGAGTGAGCATAGCTTGTTTTGTTCTCATCTCGGTAGCATCGGTAGCAATTTTCTTCCATGTCACACAAACAAAAAGGATAGAAGAAAAGGAGAatcaaatgaaaattgaaaggtTCCTAAATGATCACAAGTCTCATGTACCCACTAGATACTCATGTGCTAGTATAAAGAAGATGACAGATGGCTTTAAGAAAAAGTTAGGTGAAGGAGGTTTTGGAAGTGTTTTCTTGGGAAAGCTACCCAACGGTGTTCAAGTCGCCGTAAAAGTCCTCAATGGTTCTAAAAGAAGTGGAGAAGATTTTATCAATGAAGTGGGAACCATTGGTAGAATTCACCATGTTAATGTGGTTCGCTTACTTGGGTTCTCTGCTGAAGGATGCAAGCGTGCTCtcatttatgagttcatgccAAACAAGTCCTTAGAAAAGTTCATCACATCTAGAGAATCTAATAATAATGACACTACATTTGATTGGAAGAAACTTCAGCACATTATCACGGGTATAGGAAAGGGGATTGAATACCTTCACCAAGGGTGTGATCAGAGGATCCTCCACTTTGATATCAAGCCTCAGAATATCTTGCTAGACCATGACTTCAACCCTAAGATCTCTGATTTTGGTCTAGCAAAACTCTGTTCCAAGGAAGAAAGTATAATATCAATGACTGCTGCTAGAGGCACAGTAGGCTACATCGCACCCGAAGTGTTCATTAGGAACTTCACAAACGTGTCCTACAAATCAGATGTATATAGTTTTGGGATGCTAGTGCTTGAAATGATAGGAGCTAGAAGGGAACCTCCTCTTGGAACTATTAACAGTGAGGTGTATTTTCCTGAATGGATTTATAAGCGTCTAATTCAGGGAGGAACATTGGATTTGAAGCTAGATACTGATGAAGATGCTCATGTTGCAAAGAAACTAGTGATTGTTGCAATATGGTGCATCCAGTGGCACCCGGTGAATCGCCCATCCATGAAATCTGTTGTTAGAATGCTAGAAGGAGATTCTGAAAGCTTGATCGTGCCACCAAATCCATTCACC CTCTGA
- the LOC112178663 gene encoding rust resistance kinase Lr10 isoform X1 yields MGILQLLLPLFFCSIVLVPSKAADHDCPVSKCSPDGPLIKFPFRLKHQPLHCGNPEFEVSCSSFSNMTMIQLSSSSGLFTIQTIDYENQYFDVYNRDGCLPRRLVNFTISSSSLFQPARLFGNDYCIFSGKYFPDLKLLNCSTPENFSTGNFNKKYIPITCLSIPGHQVVATLPSTSLSDLPVPRCRSLIGPIYLPLRRVGGNPDNCVPDSVLILKWDLGDFPGCQNCKAGRCQFNYNSNQLECHPELSPPPPPPSPPPPSPGVSNSKRPRYIIGVSIACFVLISVASVAIFFHVTQTKRIEEKENQMKIERFLNDHKSHVPTRYSCASIKKMTDGFKKKLGEGGFGSVFLGKLPNGVQVAVKVLNGSKRSGEDFINEVGTIGRIHHVNVVRLLGFSAEGCKRALIYEFMPNKSLEKFITSRESNNNDTTFDWKKLQHIITGIGKGIEYLHQGCDQRILHFDIKPQNILLDHDFNPKISDFGLAKLCSKEESIISMTAARGTVGYIAPEVFIRNFTNVSYKSDVYSFGMLVLEMIGARREPPLGTINSEVYFPEWIYKRLIQGGTLDLKLDTDEDAHVAKKLVIVAIWCIQWHPVNRPSMKSVVRMLEGDSESLIVPPNPFTFTSTQTS; encoded by the exons ATGGGAATTCTGCAGCTGCTGCTACCTTTGTTTTTCTGCTCCATTGTTCTTGTACCCAGCAAAGCAGCTGATCATGACTGTCCAGTTTCAAAGTGTAGTCCTGATGGTCCCCTTATTAAGTTTCCATTCCGTCTAAAGCATCAACCCCTTCACTGTGGCAATCCAGAGTTTGAGGTTTCCTGCAGCAGCTTCAGCAATATGACCATGATTCAGCTCTCCTCATCTTCAGGACTCTTCACCATCCAAACAATTGATTATGAAAACCAATACTTCGACGTCTACAACAGAGATGGCTGCCTTCCTAGACGGCTTGTAAACTTTACCATCTCCAGCAGCTCACTCTTTCAACCAGCACGTTTATTTGGGAATGACTACTGCATCTTTTCTGGGAAATATTTTCCCGACTTAAAATTACTGAATTGTTCCACACCAGAAAACTTTAGCACAGGGAATTTCAACAAGAAGTACATTCCCATCACATGTCTTAGTATACCAGGGCATCAGGTTGTGGCTACTCTACCCTCAACTTCTTTATCTGACTTGCCGGTGCCAAGATGCCGTAGTTTGATTGGGCCAATCTATCTTCCACTACGAAGAGTGGGTGGTAATCCGGACAACTGTGTACCAGATAGTGTATTAATTCTGAAATGGGACTTGGGCGATTTCCCAGGATGTCAAAACTGTAAAGCGGGAAGGTGCCAATTCAATTATAACAGCAATCAATTGGAGTGTCATCCTGAACTCAgccctccacctccacctccatctccacctccacctTCACCTG GTGTATCTAACTCAAAAAGGCCCAGGTATATCATAGGAGTGAGCATAGCTTGTTTTGTTCTCATCTCGGTAGCATCGGTAGCAATTTTCTTCCATGTCACACAAACAAAAAGGATAGAAGAAAAGGAGAatcaaatgaaaattgaaaggtTCCTAAATGATCACAAGTCTCATGTACCCACTAGATACTCATGTGCTAGTATAAAGAAGATGACAGATGGCTTTAAGAAAAAGTTAGGTGAAGGAGGTTTTGGAAGTGTTTTCTTGGGAAAGCTACCCAACGGTGTTCAAGTCGCCGTAAAAGTCCTCAATGGTTCTAAAAGAAGTGGAGAAGATTTTATCAATGAAGTGGGAACCATTGGTAGAATTCACCATGTTAATGTGGTTCGCTTACTTGGGTTCTCTGCTGAAGGATGCAAGCGTGCTCtcatttatgagttcatgccAAACAAGTCCTTAGAAAAGTTCATCACATCTAGAGAATCTAATAATAATGACACTACATTTGATTGGAAGAAACTTCAGCACATTATCACGGGTATAGGAAAGGGGATTGAATACCTTCACCAAGGGTGTGATCAGAGGATCCTCCACTTTGATATCAAGCCTCAGAATATCTTGCTAGACCATGACTTCAACCCTAAGATCTCTGATTTTGGTCTAGCAAAACTCTGTTCCAAGGAAGAAAGTATAATATCAATGACTGCTGCTAGAGGCACAGTAGGCTACATCGCACCCGAAGTGTTCATTAGGAACTTCACAAACGTGTCCTACAAATCAGATGTATATAGTTTTGGGATGCTAGTGCTTGAAATGATAGGAGCTAGAAGGGAACCTCCTCTTGGAACTATTAACAGTGAGGTGTATTTTCCTGAATGGATTTATAAGCGTCTAATTCAGGGAGGAACATTGGATTTGAAGCTAGATACTGATGAAGATGCTCATGTTGCAAAGAAACTAGTGATTGTTGCAATATGGTGCATCCAGTGGCACCCGGTGAATCGCCCATCCATGAAATCTGTTGTTAGAATGCTAGAAGGAGATTCTGAAAGCTTGATCGTGCCACCAAATCCATTCACCTTCACAAGTACTCAGACAAGTTAG
- the LOC112178663 gene encoding rust resistance kinase Lr10 isoform X3 yields MGILQLLLPLFFCSIVLVPSKAADHDCPVSKCSPDGPLIKFPFRLKHQPLHCGNPEFEVSCSSFSNMTMIQLSSSSGLFTIQTIDYENQYFDVYNRDGCLPRRLVNFTISSSSLFQPARLFGNDYCIFSGKYFPDLKLLNCSTPENFSTGNFNKKYIPITCLSIPGHQVVATLPSTSLSDLPVPRCRSLIGPIYLPLRRVGGNPDNCVPDSVLILKWDLGDFPGCQNCKAGRCQFNYNSNQLECHPELSPPPPPPSPPPPSPGVSIACFVLISVASVAIFFHVTQTKRIEEKENQMKIERFLNDHKSHVPTRYSCASIKKMTDGFKKKLGEGGFGSVFLGKLPNGVQVAVKVLNGSKRSGEDFINEVGTIGRIHHVNVVRLLGFSAEGCKRALIYEFMPNKSLEKFITSRESNNNDTTFDWKKLQHIITGIGKGIEYLHQGCDQRILHFDIKPQNILLDHDFNPKISDFGLAKLCSKEESIISMTAARGTVGYIAPEVFIRNFTNVSYKSDVYSFGMLVLEMIGARREPPLGTINSEVYFPEWIYKRLIQGGTLDLKLDTDEDAHVAKKLVIVAIWCIQWHPVNRPSMKSVVRMLEGDSESLIVPPNPFTFTSTQTS; encoded by the exons ATGGGAATTCTGCAGCTGCTGCTACCTTTGTTTTTCTGCTCCATTGTTCTTGTACCCAGCAAAGCAGCTGATCATGACTGTCCAGTTTCAAAGTGTAGTCCTGATGGTCCCCTTATTAAGTTTCCATTCCGTCTAAAGCATCAACCCCTTCACTGTGGCAATCCAGAGTTTGAGGTTTCCTGCAGCAGCTTCAGCAATATGACCATGATTCAGCTCTCCTCATCTTCAGGACTCTTCACCATCCAAACAATTGATTATGAAAACCAATACTTCGACGTCTACAACAGAGATGGCTGCCTTCCTAGACGGCTTGTAAACTTTACCATCTCCAGCAGCTCACTCTTTCAACCAGCACGTTTATTTGGGAATGACTACTGCATCTTTTCTGGGAAATATTTTCCCGACTTAAAATTACTGAATTGTTCCACACCAGAAAACTTTAGCACAGGGAATTTCAACAAGAAGTACATTCCCATCACATGTCTTAGTATACCAGGGCATCAGGTTGTGGCTACTCTACCCTCAACTTCTTTATCTGACTTGCCGGTGCCAAGATGCCGTAGTTTGATTGGGCCAATCTATCTTCCACTACGAAGAGTGGGTGGTAATCCGGACAACTGTGTACCAGATAGTGTATTAATTCTGAAATGGGACTTGGGCGATTTCCCAGGATGTCAAAACTGTAAAGCGGGAAGGTGCCAATTCAATTATAACAGCAATCAATTGGAGTGTCATCCTGAACTCAgccctccacctccacctccatctccacctccacctTCACCTG GAGTGAGCATAGCTTGTTTTGTTCTCATCTCGGTAGCATCGGTAGCAATTTTCTTCCATGTCACACAAACAAAAAGGATAGAAGAAAAGGAGAatcaaatgaaaattgaaaggtTCCTAAATGATCACAAGTCTCATGTACCCACTAGATACTCATGTGCTAGTATAAAGAAGATGACAGATGGCTTTAAGAAAAAGTTAGGTGAAGGAGGTTTTGGAAGTGTTTTCTTGGGAAAGCTACCCAACGGTGTTCAAGTCGCCGTAAAAGTCCTCAATGGTTCTAAAAGAAGTGGAGAAGATTTTATCAATGAAGTGGGAACCATTGGTAGAATTCACCATGTTAATGTGGTTCGCTTACTTGGGTTCTCTGCTGAAGGATGCAAGCGTGCTCtcatttatgagttcatgccAAACAAGTCCTTAGAAAAGTTCATCACATCTAGAGAATCTAATAATAATGACACTACATTTGATTGGAAGAAACTTCAGCACATTATCACGGGTATAGGAAAGGGGATTGAATACCTTCACCAAGGGTGTGATCAGAGGATCCTCCACTTTGATATCAAGCCTCAGAATATCTTGCTAGACCATGACTTCAACCCTAAGATCTCTGATTTTGGTCTAGCAAAACTCTGTTCCAAGGAAGAAAGTATAATATCAATGACTGCTGCTAGAGGCACAGTAGGCTACATCGCACCCGAAGTGTTCATTAGGAACTTCACAAACGTGTCCTACAAATCAGATGTATATAGTTTTGGGATGCTAGTGCTTGAAATGATAGGAGCTAGAAGGGAACCTCCTCTTGGAACTATTAACAGTGAGGTGTATTTTCCTGAATGGATTTATAAGCGTCTAATTCAGGGAGGAACATTGGATTTGAAGCTAGATACTGATGAAGATGCTCATGTTGCAAAGAAACTAGTGATTGTTGCAATATGGTGCATCCAGTGGCACCCGGTGAATCGCCCATCCATGAAATCTGTTGTTAGAATGCTAGAAGGAGATTCTGAAAGCTTGATCGTGCCACCAAATCCATTCACCTTCACAAGTACTCAGACAAGTTAG
- the LOC112178664 gene encoding LOW QUALITY PROTEIN: rust resistance kinase Lr10 (The sequence of the model RefSeq protein was modified relative to this genomic sequence to represent the inferred CDS: deleted 2 bases in 1 codon; substituted 1 base at 1 genomic stop codon): MMLKRVWLCTCVIAICFVISQEAKAEKLCQPASCGDLHDIRYPFRLKINGSDQNCLSSPAELTCDEHNRTTLNLYNGTYYVRAINYDNSTIQVVDPGLLRDSCPFRPLYLLTGDNFSHTDIYQPTGAYDFVSFLDCLQPVKSRDYAKVNCSSSLSTTSYSYIMVGYRVGDLPPSCYMVTASLAMLQQPWGHRSFSLTRQQLERGFDLSWGKYICEKHCQASDAFCSFSNYRWECYDNCYSPFTTIYCFQDYLKRGFIPIAEFTACSMVIRTVIGIIVFLGFWSYKLYSKMFVKDDAVEEFLHSYKNQMPRRYSYLDIRKMTTDFKDKLGQGGFGSVYKGELSNGHLVAVKMLSGSKGNGQDFINEVATIGRIHHVNVVQLIGFCSDGLKRALVYDFMPNGSLDNYIFPKKKKALSLSWNRMQEIALGVAHAIEYLHQGCHVQILHXIFDIKPHNILLDANFTSKISDFGLARFYPKDVHTVCLTNIRGTTGYIAPELFYRTIGSVSYKADVYSFGMLLLEMAGRRKNLNLDAKSSSQIYFPSWIFGQLEKGLCIEIEDACESDKKIAKKMIIVALWCIQLTPVDRPSMSKVVEMLEGEVQVLQMPPKPFYCPQDLPKADLPGESDFEEVSTQQHSAIELPSFQSFGNVIE; encoded by the exons ATGATGCTGAAAAGAGTCTGGTTGTGTACTTGTGTCATAGCTATTTGCTTTGTAATTTCTCAAGAAGCCAAGGCAGAAAAACTTTGCCAGCCTGCTTCTTGTGGTGATCTCCATGACATCAGATACCCTTTTCGCCTGAAAATCAATGGTTCTGATCAGAATTGTCTCAGCTCTCCAGCTGAACTTACATGTGATGAGCATAATCGCACCACTCTGAATCTTTACAACGGCACATACTATGTCAGGGCAATCAACTATGACAATAGTACAATCCAAGTTGTTGATCCTGGACTGCTTAGGGATTCTTGCCCCTTCCGACCACTCTACCTCTTAACAGGTGATAACTTTAGTCATACGGATATATACCAGCCAACTGGGGCTTACGATTTTGTATCCTTCTTGGATTGCTTGCAACCAGTCAAGTCTCGGGACTATGCAAAAGTCAATTGCAGTAGCTCATTATCTACAACTTCATATTCTTATATTATGGTTGGATATAGAGTGGGGGATCTTCCACCGTCTTGTTATATGGTCACAGCCAGTCTTGCAATGCTACAACAACCTTGGGGGCACCGCTCATTTTCTCTCACTCGTCAGCAGCTGGAAAGGGGTTTTGATCTTTCATGGGGGAAATATATCTGTGAAAAGCATTGCCAGGCAAGTGATGCTTTCTGTTCCTTCTCAAATTACCGGTGGGAGTGCTATGACAACTGCTATTCACCATTTACAACCATCTATT GTTTTCAAGATTACCTGAAACGTG GTTTCATTCCCATCGCCGAGTTCACTG CATGCAGCATGGTCATACGAACAGTAATCGGCATTATCGTTTTCTTGGGTTTTTGGAGTTACAAGTTGTATTCCAAAATGTTTGTAAAGGATGATGCAGTTGAAGAATTCCTGCACTCATACAAGAATCAGATGCCAAGAAGGTATTCATATTTGGATATCAGAAAGATGACAACTGATTTTAAAGACAAACTTGGTCAGGGAGGTTTTGGTTCTGTTTACAAAGGAGAGCTGTCAAATGGTCATCTTGTTGCAGTAAAGATGTTGAGTGGTTCCAAAGGTAATGGACAAGATTTCATCAATGAAGTTGCGACGATAGGAAGAATCCATCATGTCAATGTGGTGCAACTAATAGGCTTCTGTTCGGATGGATTAAAAAGAGCTCTTGTTTATGACTTCATGCCTAATGGATCCCTAGACAACTATATTTTtccgaagaaaaagaaagctCTTAGTTTAAGTTGGAATAGGATGCAAGAGATAGCTCTAGGGGTGGCTCATGCAATTGAATATCTACACCAGGGATGTCATGTGCAAATTCtacat tgaatttttgatattAAACCGCACAATATTCTTCTTGATGCGAACTTCACTTCAAAAATTTCGGACTTTGGGCTTGCCAGGTTTTACCCTAAAGATGTTCATACTGTTTGTCTTACTAACATCAGAGGCACAACAGGATACATAGCTCCAGAATTGTTCTACAGAACCATTGGAAGCGTGTCATACAAGGCtgatgtttatagctttggAATGTTGTTATTGGAAATGGCAGGCCGGAGAAAAAACTTGAATTTAGATGCAAAAAGTTCAAGCCAAATATACTTTCCTTCCTGGATTTTTGGGCAACTAGAAAAGGGATTATGCATCGAAATTGAGGATGCCTGCGAGTCTGATAAGAAAATAGCCAAGAAGATGATCATTGTTGCACTGTGGTGTATACAATTGACCCCTGTTGATCGCCCTTCGATGAGCAAAGTTGTAGAGATGCTTGAAGGTGAAGTTCAAGTCTTGCAAATGCCTCCGAAACCTTTCTACTGTCCACAAGATTTGCCGAAAGCGGATCTACCTGGTGAATCAGACTTTGAAGAAGTATCTACCCAGCAACACAGTGCTATAGAACTGCCCTCCTTTCAGTCCTTTGGAAATGTCATTGAGTGA